One Weissella ceti DNA window includes the following coding sequences:
- a CDS encoding ATP-binding cassette domain-containing protein: MTVKPIVSFSNVSVTFDADTKHQKTVLKDVSFDIMPGEVFGLVGESGSGKTTLSRALLGIIKPESGNIRFDGQDVQAMNKREMKQFKQTIQMIFQDPSASLNGQMKVSDIIAEGLDAHKLYASKDERQQKITEILKVVGLKETDGNRYPHEFSGGQRQRIGIARALIMHPKFVIADEPISALDVSIQAQVINLMQDLKETLKLTYLFIAHDLPMVQHISDRIGVLYHGELVEVGHANDIFNNPLHPYTQTLIQAMPVEDEHEKQDWLQPIVSFVEEQKLMKVSDDRWVRTDDQNLERFRIHLAHV, encoded by the coding sequence ATGACAGTTAAACCAATTGTGTCTTTTTCAAATGTATCAGTCACTTTTGATGCAGACACGAAGCATCAAAAAACAGTATTAAAAGATGTATCTTTCGACATTATGCCAGGAGAAGTATTTGGTCTGGTTGGTGAATCTGGATCAGGGAAAACGACCTTAAGTCGGGCATTATTAGGTATCATTAAACCAGAGTCAGGCAATATTCGCTTTGATGGACAAGATGTTCAAGCAATGAATAAACGTGAGATGAAGCAGTTTAAACAAACGATTCAAATGATTTTTCAAGATCCTAGTGCATCGTTAAATGGACAAATGAAGGTTTCAGACATTATCGCGGAAGGGCTAGATGCACATAAACTATATGCTTCTAAAGACGAACGCCAACAAAAAATCACCGAGATTTTAAAGGTAGTGGGATTGAAAGAAACCGATGGTAATCGTTACCCCCATGAGTTTTCTGGTGGACAACGCCAAAGAATTGGAATCGCCCGGGCACTAATCATGCATCCAAAGTTTGTGATTGCGGACGAACCAATCTCGGCGTTAGATGTGTCAATTCAAGCTCAGGTAATTAATCTAATGCAGGATCTGAAAGAAACATTAAAATTGACTTACTTGTTTATTGCGCATGATTTACCTATGGTACAACATATCTCAGATCGAATTGGTGTTTTGTATCATGGTGAATTAGTGGAGGTTGGGCATGCGAACGACATTTTCAATAACCCGCTTCATCCATATACCCAAACATTAATTCAAGCGATGCCAGTTGAAGATGAACATGAAAAACAAGATTGGCTGCAACCAATCGTCTCATTTGTTGAAGAACAAAAGCTGATGAAAGTGTCAGATGACCGTTGGGTACGTACTGATGATCAGAATCTGGAGCGTTTCCGTATTCATTTAGCGCACGTGTAG